A window of Nocardia arthritidis genomic DNA:
CGGCCGCGGTCGTCGCGCCGATCGGGCGGGTCGGTGACGCCGCGGGCGATTTCACGGTCGGTGATGGGACCGCGGGGCCGGTGGCGCTGGCGTTGCGCGGCGCGCTGGTCGATCTGCATCGCGGCGTGGCGCCGGGTCATGCCGATTGGCGCCACGTCGTTTCGGGTTGCCCTTCCGATGCGCGCCGGTAGCGGCCTGGTCGAGGCGGGTATGGGCCGTTTTTGCTGCGCCATCATGCGCCACGGAGGTGTTGACCTAGCGCCATGATGGTGCCATTCTGGCGCTATGCGGCGCCGTTACATCTATCCGGCCCGAATCCGTCGATAGCCGCAGAGTTCTGGAAAGGAATCCGATGTTCGCCCGTCTGGGATCCCTGGTCGTCCGCCATCCGTGGCTGACCATCGGCGCGTGGTTGGTCATCGTTTTCGCGGTGGTCGCCACGGCACCGAAGCTCACATCGACCACCGACCAATCCGCCTTCCTACCGAACCGTTTCGAATCGATCCAGGCCGCACAGCTGCAGCAGCAGGCCTTTCCGAACAATGCCGCGCCCGGCGCGCTCGTGGTATTCGAGCGGGGTGACGGCGCGCCGCTCAACGATGGCGATGTCGCGACGGTCGGCGCCATCGCGACGCAGTTGAACGACGCGCACCTGCCGAACGTCACCGCCGTCGCGGCGGGCAAACCGTCGGACAACCGGTTGATCCAGGTCGCGGGCGTGCAGCTGGCCAAGGACACCGGCGTCGGCGACGCCAGGCAGCGCGACGCGATCAACGCCCTGCGCGACGCGCTCGGCCCCAAGGTGTCGGGTACCGCGCTGAAGGCGGGCGTCACCGGGCCCGCGGCGTCCAGCCTGGACGCGCAGAAGTCGGCGTCGAAGGGCCTCGCCGTCATCGGCATCGCCACCATCACGCTGATCCTGGTGCTGCTGCTGGTCATCTTCCGCAGCCCGGTGATCGCACTGCTGCCGATCATCGTCGTCGGCGCGATCTACGCCATGGTGAACGGGCTGGTCGCGATGGTGAACAAGGCCTTCGACCTGAAGATCGACAGCTCGGTCACCTCGATGCTGGTCGTGGTGCTGTTCGGTATCGGCACCGACTACATCCTGTTCCTGATGTTCCGGTACCGGGAGCGGCTGCGCGCCGGGGAGGATCCGAAGACCGCGATGGTCAGCGCCGTCACCCGGGTCGGCGAGGCGATCACCTCGGCCGCGGCCGCGGTGATCATCGCATTCCTCGCGCTGACCCTGTCCACCTTCGGGCTGTTCCGCTCGCTCGGTCCGGCGCTGGCCATCGCCATCGCGGTGACGCTGCTGACCGGGCTGACGGTGGTGCCCGCGCTCGGTTCGCTGTTGGGCACCAAGGTTTTCTGGCCGTCGAAGGCATGGCGGCACGAGCCGAAGGGCGCGGTATTCGCCAGGATCGGCGGTGCGCTCGGCCGGCGGCCC
This region includes:
- a CDS encoding MMPL family transporter, with amino-acid sequence MFARLGSLVVRHPWLTIGAWLVIVFAVVATAPKLTSTTDQSAFLPNRFESIQAAQLQQQAFPNNAAPGALVVFERGDGAPLNDGDVATVGAIATQLNDAHLPNVTAVAAGKPSDNRLIQVAGVQLAKDTGVGDARQRDAINALRDALGPKVSGTALKAGVTGPAASSLDAQKSASKGLAVIGIATITLILVLLLVIFRSPVIALLPIIVVGAIYAMVNGLVAMVNKAFDLKIDSSVTSMLVVVLFGIGTDYILFLMFRYRERLRAGEDPKTAMVSAVTRVGEAITSAAAAVIIAFLALTLSTFGLFRSLGPALAIAIAVTLLTGLTVVPALGSLLGTKVFWPSKAWRHEPKGAVFARIGGALGRRPAVFAAISGGLLVVLGLFALGFNPTFDLTSGSTSNAAESVVYSKEMLKGLPAGAARPSDVLLRSQTRLNPDQLNAFRGALAGVDGVGQVSEPLLSPDNLVADFRVTLKSAAESDAALATVRGPLRDAARAAAPPGTTALIGGATAVFVDFRDAMNHDYALVFPVAAVLIMVVLGLLLRSLVAPWYLMLSVLLGFVATLGAAVLVFQQLRHEVGVVFTLPVIMYLFVVALGTDYNILMVARLREEARSGHEPKQAAALAVRHTGPTIAAAGLVLAGTFASMTLAGNIALSEMGFAISVGIAISAFVMALFWTPALTALIGRRAWWPGRGAIAPAPTRFERMTAAVSRRGR